A genomic segment from Glycine max cultivar Williams 82 chromosome 1, Glycine_max_v4.0, whole genome shotgun sequence encodes:
- the LOC100784492 gene encoding nudix hydrolase 1, which translates to MENNNNNGDPTPVPRVAVVVFLLKGRSVLLGRRRSSVGNATFALPGGHLEFGESFEECAAREVKEETGLVIGSSKFLTVTNNVMLEQPKKCHYVTIFMRAMVGVDAVEEQVPQNLEPTKCDGWEWYEWDHLPHPLFGPLEKMVKGGFDPFSP; encoded by the exons ATGgagaacaacaataacaacggAGACCCTACGCCGGTGCCGCGGGTAGCGGTGGTCGTTTTCCTCTTGAAGGGTAGATCGGTCCTCCTCGGCCGCCGCCGCTCCTCCGTCGGCAACGCCACCTTCGCCCTTCCCGGCGGCCACCTCGAATTCG GGGAGAGTTTTGAAGAATGTGCAGCAAGAGAAGTGAAAGAGGAAACAGGGTTGGTCATAGGGAGTTCAAAGTTTTTGACAGTAACAAACAATGTGATGTTGGAGCAACCTAAAAAGTGTCACTACGTAACCATTTTCATGAGGGCAATGGTGGGTGTGGATGCAGTAGAAGAGCAAGTGCCACAAAATCTCGAACCTACCAAGTGTGATGGTTGGGAGTGGTATGAGTGGGATCATTTACCACACCCTCTATTTGGGCCTCTTGAGAAAATGGTCAAAGGAGGTTTTGACCCATTTTCGCCCTAA
- the LOC100785020 gene encoding phosphoenolpyruvate carboxylase 4 has product MTDTTDDIAEEISFQGFEDDCKLLGNLLNDTLQREAGSTFVDKLEKIRVLSQSACNMRQAGMEDMAEMLEKQLASELSKMTLEEALPLARAFSHHLTLMGIAETHHRVRKGGNMVLTAKSCDDIFNHLLQDGVSPDELYNTVCKQEVEIVLTAHPTQINRRTLQYKHLKIAHLLDYNDRPDLSPEDRDMLIEDLVREITSIWQTDELRRSKPTPVDEARAGLNIVEQSLWKAVPHYLRRVSSALKKHTGKPLPLTCTPIKFGSWMGGDRDGNPNVTAKVTKDVSLLSRWMAIDLYIREVDGLRFELSMNRCSEKLSRLAHEILEEGNNEEDHHEHWIESMSRSQSKHPNQQASPIPTKLPAGAHLPSCAGPEKGGPEYPRHMPGADHKQPNHKGGENSSSTESNGGSQNVRSPIPISPNSSSSSLVSVTRSPSFNSSQLVAQRKLFAESQIGRTSFQRLLEPKVPQLPGIAPYRVVLGYIKDKLLRTRRRLELLIEDGPSEHDPMDYYETTDQLLEPLLLCYESLQLCGSGVLADGRLADLIRRVATFGMVLMKLDLRQESGRHSETIDAITRYLDMGAYSEWDEEKKLDFLTRELKGKRPLVPPSIEVAPDVREVLDTLRTAAELGSDSFGAYVISMASNASDVLAVELLQKDARLAASGELGRACPGGTLRVVPLFETVKDLRGAGSVIRKLLSIDWYRQHIIKNHNGHQEVMVGYSDSGKDAGRFTAAWELYKAQEDIVAACNEYGIKVTLFHGRGGSIGRGGGPTYMAIQSQPPGSVMGTLRSTEQGEMVQAKFGLPQTAVRQLEIYTTAVLLATLRPPQLPREEKWRNLMEDISKISCQCYRNVVYENPEFLSYFHEATPQSELGFLNIGSRPTRRKSSTGIGSLRAIPWVFAWTQTRFVLPAWLGVGAGLKGACEKGQTEELKAMYKEWPFFQSTIDLIEMVLGKADIPIAKHYDEVLVSQKRQELGEQLRNELITTGKFVLAVSGHEKPQQNNRSLRKLIESRLPFLNPINMLQVEILKRLRCDDDNLKARDALLITINGIAAGMRNTG; this is encoded by the exons ATGACGGACACCACTGACGATATAGCGGAGGAAATCTCCTTCCAGGGCTTCGAAGATGACTGCAAATTGCTAGGGAACCTTCTCAACGACACTCTCCAGCGAGAGGCTGGCTCCACCTTCGTTGACAAGCTCGAAAAAATTCGAGTCCTTTCACAG AGTGCTTGTAATATGAGACAAGCGGGAATGGAGGACATGGCTGAGATGCTAGAGAAGCAATTGGCTTCAGAGTTATCCAAGATGACATTGGAAGAAGCTTTGCCCCTTGCTCGTGCATTTAGCCACCATCTTACTTTGATGGGTATAGCTGAAACCCATCATAG GGTTCGTAAAGGAGGAAATATGGTTCTTACTGCAAAATCTTGTGATGACATCTTTAACCACCTGTTGCAAGATGGGGTTTCTCCAGATGAGCTTTATAACACAGTGTGCAAGCAG GAGGTTGAAATTGTTCTCACTGCTCATCCCACTCAAATTAACCGTCGTACCTTGCAATACAAACACCTTAAAATTGCT CATCTTTTGGATTATAATGATCGACCTGATCTTAGCCCTGAAGATCGAGATATGTTGATTGAAGATCTG GTGAGAGAGATAACTTCAATATGGCAGACGGATGAGCTTAGGCGTTCAAAACCCACACCAGTTGATGAAGCTAGGGCGG GATTGAATATTGTGGAGCAGTCACTCTGGAAAGCTGTTCCTCATTATTTACGTCGAGTTAGCAGCGCTTTAAAGAAG CACACAGGAAAACCACTTCCATTGACTTGCACTCCAATAAAGTTTGGATCGTGGATGGGAGGTGATAGAGATGGAAACCCAAATGTGACAGCAAAG GTCACAAAAGATGTTTCACTTCTGTCAAGATGGATGGCGATTGACCTCTACATTCGGGAAGTGGATGGCCTGAGATTTGAGCTATCCATGAACCGGTGCAGTGAAAAGTTGTCAAGACTGGCACATGAAATTCTAGAAG AAGGTAACAATGAGGAGGATCACCATGAGCATTGGATTGAATCTATGAGTAGAAGTCAATCAAAACATCCTAATCAACAAGCTTCACCAATTCCAACTAAACTTCCAGCTGGTGCTCATTTACCCTCTTGTGCTGGGCCTG AAAAAGGTGGACCTGAGTATCCCAGACACATGCCAGGAGCTGATCACAAGCAACCCAATCACAAG GGTGGTGAGAATTCAAGTTCAACTGAGAGCAATGGTGGCAGTCAAAATGTCCGTTCGCCAATACCAATTTCACCAAATTCCAGTTCTTCTTCATTAGTTTCAGTGACACGCTCTCCTTCTTTCAACTCTAGTCAACTTGTTGCTCAGAGGAAACTGTTTGCAGAATCCCAAATAGGAAGGACCAGTTTTCAGAGGCTTTTGGAGCCAAAGGTCCCTCAGCTTCCTGGAATTGCTCCTTATAGAGTTGTCCTTGGATATATAAAAGATAAG CTTCTGAGAACTCGTAGACGGTTGGAGCTTCTTATCGAGGATGGTCCATCTGAACATGATCCCATGGATTATTATGAAACAACAGATCAGCTTTTGgaacctcttctcctttgttatGAATCTTTG CAATTATGTGGATCTGGGGTGCTAGCTGATGGCCGACTGGCTGATCTGATTCGAAGAGTTGCTACTTTTGGCATGGTGTTAATGAAGCTTGACTTGCGTCAG GAATCTGGCAGACATTCTGAAACAATTGATGCAATTACAAGGTATTTGGATATGGGTGCATACAGTGAATGGGATGAAGAAAAGAAACTGGACTTCTTAACTAGAGAGTTGAAAGGGAAGAGACCACTGGTTCCTCCCAGTATAGAG GTTGCTCCAGATGTTAGAGAAGTCTTGGATACGTTGCGAACTGCTGCTGAGCTAGGGAGCGATTCATTTGGTGCCTATGTGATATCTATGGCCTCAAAT GCAAGTGATGTCCTTGCAGTAGAGCTTTTGCAGAAGGATGCACGACTTGCTGCTAGTGGAGAGTTAGGAAGAGCATGTCCTGGTGGAAC GCTGCGGGTGGTTCCTCTATTTGAAACTGTGAAGGACCTGAGAGGAGCTGGTTCAGTTATCAGAAAGCTTTTGTCAATAGATTGGTACCGCCAACACATCATTAAAAACCATAATGGGCATCAAGAG GTTATGGTTGGGTATTCTGATTCTGGTAAAGATGCTGGGCGCTTCACTGCTGCTTGGGAACTTTACAAAGCTCAGGAGGATATTGTGGCTGCATGCAATGAGTATGGTATCAAGGTTACTCTCTTCCATGGCCGTGGAGGGAGTATTGGCCGCGGTGGTGGCCCAACATATATGGCTATTCAGTCTCAACCACCCGGCTCTGTCATG GGGACCCTTCGATCAACAGAGCAAGGAGAGATGGTGCAGGCCAAGTTTGGCTTGCCACAGACAGCTGTTAGACAGCTTGAGATATACACAACAGCTGTGCTACTTGCTACCCTTCGTCCACCTCAACTTCCACGTGAAGAAAAATGGCGCAATCTCATGGAAGACATTTCAAAGATCAGTTGCCAGTGTTACCGCAATGTAGTGTATGAAAATCCAGAATTCCTGTCCTACTTCCATGAAGCCACACCTCAATCAGAGCTTGGCTTCCTCAACATCGGTAGCCGCCCCACAAGGCGAAAAAGCTCAACAGGAATTGGAAGCCTCCGCGCCATTCCTTGGGTGTTTGCATGGACTCAAACCAGGTTTGTTCTTCCTGCCTGGCTTGGAGTTGGAGCAGGTTTGAAAGGTGCTTGTGAGAAAGGACAAACTGAAGAGCTAAAGGCGATGTACAAAGAGTGGCCCTTTTTTCAAAGCACAATAGACTTGATTGAGATGGTTTTGGGAAAAGCAGATATTCCTATTGCTAAGCACTATGATGAAGTTCTTGTCTCACAGAAGAGACAAGAACTTGGAGAGCAACTGAGGAATGAGCTCATCACAACTGGCAAGTTTGTTCTAGCGGTTAGCGGGCACGAGAAACCTCAGCAGAATAATAGGAGCTTAAGGAAGCTGATTGAGAGTAGACTTCCCTTTCTCAACCCCATAAATATGTTGCAAGTGGAGATACTCAAGAGGCTAAGATGTGATGATGACAACCTTAAAGCCAGAGATGCCTTGCTTATCACCATAAATGGTATTGCTGCAGGGATGAGGAACACTGGTTAA